In Salmo salar chromosome ssa15, Ssal_v3.1, whole genome shotgun sequence, one genomic interval encodes:
- the LOC123727304 gene encoding forkhead-associated domain-containing protein 1: MATVTAPAKKGSKSRGYRHKEVIQHQREALSEMRGRIGALEQTWPLKRFTQQGAPKKQAGSEAGKLSTPRSAVSGWPLSVALGEETLERTARLDLSDALDLSERTYLDLARAQCKALELSEGQLHGCVSLQHLPQEERASLASLRHADLELLRSCMALQHSQAQRSETLLQQQHREMTTLRESQAAGQQLQSRLDMLRTELETESQESSLLREALRHTQSRLEHEIDVNTRAVKSRKAVSVEKVQRRSGKTASHSCVRTEAGDKATAKTSSLLERLKKREYEVETLKRQLGKKEFGKMDSKLELTIVQQQPQQAPPLTESS, from the exons ATGGCCACTGTCACCGCTCCTGCCAAGAAGGGGTCAAAGTCCAGAGGTTATCGACACAAGGAGGTGATTCAGCATCAGAGGGAGGCTCTGTCAGAGATGAGGGGCAGGATCGGAGCCTTGGAGCAAACATGGCCCCTGA AGCGCTTCACCCAGCAGGGGGCACCTAAGAAACAAGCAGGGAGTGAGGCGGGGAAACTCAGCACACCGAGGTCTGCAGTG AGTGGCTGGCCGCTCTCTGTAGCATTGGGGGAGGAGACCCTGGAGCGCACAGCCAGACTGGACCTATCAGACGCCCTGGACCTCAGCGAGAGGACA tacctgGATCTGGCACGGGCGCAGTGCAAGGCTCTGGAGTTGAGCGAGGGCCAGCTGCATGGGTGTGTGTCCCTGCAGCACCTGCCCCAGGAGGAGAGGGCCAGTCTGGCTTCTTTGCGTCACGCAGACCTGGAGCTGCTCCGGAGCTGCATGGCCCTACAGCACAGCCAGGCCCAGCGAAGTGAAACCCTACTGCAGCAGCAGCATAGAGAAATGACTACTCTCAG GGAGAGCCAGGCGGCGGGTCAGCAACTCCAGTCCAGGCTGGATATGCTGAGGACCGAGCTGGAGACGGAGAGCCAAGAGAGCTCCCTGCTCCGTGAGGCCTTGCGCCACACCCAGAGTCGTCTGGAACATGAGATAGACGTAAACACCAGGGCCGTAAAGAGCCGTAAG GCAGTGAGTGTGGAGAAAGTCCAGAGGAGGAGTGGGAAGACAGCCTCTCACAGCTGTGTCCGTACTGAGGCCGGCGACAAG GCGACAGCGAAGACATCAAGCCTGCTGGAGAGGCTGAAGAAGAGGGAGTACGAGGTGGAGACCCTGAAGAGGCAGCTGGGGAAGAAGGAGTTTGGCAAGATGGACTCCAAGCTAGAGCTGACCATTGTACAGCAGCAGCCTCAACAGGCCCCACCGCTGACAGAGTCCTCCTAA